One Peromyscus maniculatus bairdii isolate BWxNUB_F1_BW_parent chromosome 14, HU_Pman_BW_mat_3.1, whole genome shotgun sequence genomic window carries:
- the Gpr68 gene encoding G-protein coupled receptor 68 yields MKAEAPSGPKMGNITTDNSSLTCPIDHTIHQTLAPVVYVTVLVVGFPANCLSLYFGYLQIKARNELGVYLCNLTIADLFYICSLPFWLQYVLQHDNWSHGDLSCQVCGILLYENIYISVGFLCCISIDRYLAVAHPFRFHQFRTLKAAVGVSVLIWAKELLTSIYFLKHKEVIEDEDRHRVCFEHYPIQSWQRGINYYRFLVGFLFPICLLLASYQGILRAVRRSHGTQKSRKDQIQRLVLSTVVIFLACFLPYHVLLLVRSLWEASCEFARSIFNIYHFSLLLTSFNCVADPVLYCFVSETTHRDLARLRGACLAFLTCSRTSRAREAYPLGAPEASGKSGAQGEEPELLTKLHSAFQTPNSLGGGGSPTVGLA; encoded by the coding sequence ATGAAGGCTGAGGCCCCTTCTGGCCCAAAGATGGGGAACATCACTACAGACAACTCCTCATTAACCTGCCCCATCGACCACACCATCCACCAGACACTGGCCCCGGTGGTCTATGTGACTGTGCTGGTGGTGGGCTTCCCGGCCAACTGCCTGTCCCTCTACTTCGGCTACCTGCAGATCAAGGCCCGGAATGAGCTGGGAGTGTACCTGTGCAACCTGACCATTGCAGATCTGTTCTACATCTGTTCGCTCCCCTTCTGGCTGCAGTACGTCCTCCAGCACGACAACTGGTCCCATGGGGACCTCTCCTGCCAGGTGTGTGGCATCCTCCTCTATGAGAACATCTACATCAGCGTGGGCTTCCTCTGCTGCATCTCCATCGACCGCTACCTGGCTGTGGCCCACCCCTTCCGCTTCCACCAGTTCCGAACCCTGAAGGCGGCCGTGGGTGTCAGCGTGCTCATCTGGGCCAAGGAGCTGCTGACCAGCATCTACTTCCTCAAGCACAAGGAAGTCATCGAGGACGAGGACCGGCATCGAGTCTGCTTTGAGCATTACCCCATCCAGTCCTGGCAGCGTGGCATCAACTACTACCGCTTCCTGGTGGGCTTTCTCTTCCCCATCTGTCTGCTGCTGGCCTCCTACCAGGGCATCCTTCGGGCCGTGCGCCGGAGCCACGGCACACAGAAGAGCCGCAAGGACCAGATTCAGCGGCTGGTGCTCAGCACCGTGGTcatcttcctggcttgcttcctgcCCTACCACGTGCTGCTGCTGGTGCGCAGCCTCTGGGAGGCCAGCTGCGAGTTCGCCAGGAGCATCTTCAACATCTAccacttctctctcctcctcaccaGCTTCAACTGTGTAGCCGATCCGGTGCTGTACTGCTTCGTCAGCGAGACCACTCACAGGGACCTCGCCCGCCTCCGAGGAGCCTGCCTAGCCTTCCTTACCTGCTCCAGGACAAGCAGGGCCAGGGAGGCCTACCCGCTGGGCGCCCCCGAGGCCTCTGGGAAAAGTGGGGCCCAGGGCGAAGAGCCTGAATTGTTAACCAAGCTCCACTCAGCCTTCCAGACCCCTAACtcactgggagggggagggtcgCCCACAGTTGGCTTGGCCTAA